The Triticum dicoccoides isolate Atlit2015 ecotype Zavitan chromosome 6A, WEW_v2.0, whole genome shotgun sequence genome has a window encoding:
- the LOC119318589 gene encoding probable histone H2AXb: MATAAAGGGRGKPKGSKSVSRSVKAGLQFPVGRVARHLKVGRYAKRVGAGAPVYLCAVLEYLAAEALELAGNAARDNKKTRISPRHIQLAVRNDEELSRLLGGVTIAAGGVLPNIHSVLLPKKVGKGAGTGGSASQSQEF; the protein is encoded by the coding sequence ATGGCGACAGCGGCAGCCGGCGGCGGGAGGGGCAAGCCGAAGGGCAGCAAGTCGGTGTCGCGGTCTGTCAAGGCGGGCCTGCAGTTCCCCGTCGGCCGCGTCGCCCGGCACCTCAAGGTCGGCCGCTACGCGAAGCGCGTGGGCGCCGGCGCCCCCGTCTACCTCTGCGCCGTCCTCGAGTACCTCGCCGCCGAGGCCCTGGAGCTGGCCGGCAACGCGGCGCGCGACAACAAGAAGACCCGGATCTCGCCGCGCCACATCCAGCTCGCCGTCCGCAACGACGAGGAGCTCAGCCGGCTGCTCGGCGGCGTCACCATCGCCGCCGGCGGGGTCCTGCCCAACATCCACTCCgtgctcctccccaagaaggtcggCAAGGGCGCCGGCACCGGCGGGTCCGCATCCCAGTCCCAGGAGTTTTAG